Genomic DNA from Paenibacillus sp. KS-LC4:
CTGCGGAAATGACATTTAACTGGGCAGCATTCGGCCCGACGAAGGCATAAATAGCCGTCGATACGACCTTTAGCTTCTGACTTGGCATATACAGATAAGGCGTGTAAAAGTCATTGTAAATCGAGATCGTCTTCAAAATAACGAGCGTCGCTGTTGCTGGCCCGAGCAGAGGGAAAATAATGGAGCGATAAATTTTAAACAGCGATGCGCCTTCCATCATTGCGCTTTCATCCAAATCACGCGGAATGCTGTTGACGAATTGCAAATAGATGACGATTTGCAGCACGTCGGCTCCCAAATAAAGAATGATTGGCGCCCCCATCGTATTGTAAAGCGAGAAATATTTAATGACGCTAAATGTAGCGACCTGCGTCGTTACCATCGGAATGACCTGAGCAACGAGGTACATGCCCATAATGCCCTTTTTCAGCTTAAAATCAAACCGGCCCAGCGCGTACGCCACCATCGTGCCGAACATAATGTTGCCCGCTACAGCGATGACCAAAATGATCGCAATATTACGGAAGCCGAGTCCGAGCTTGCCGATGTCGAACACCTTTTGAAAATTATCAAAGTTCAAGAAGCTTGCCGGCAAAGCAAGACCGGATTGATAATACTCAATCTGTGTCTTGAACGCTCCCGTCACAATCGAATAAAGCGGGAATAAGACGACGAACAGCGCGATAACGAGTGTCACATATTTGAAAATGGTAAATAACGGTGAACCTTCTCTACTCTGCCCCACCCTCTATTTCCCTCCTCTGAACAAAAATTTGCGCTGAATGACGATAAACAGCAGAACCATCATAAGCAGGACAACCGCCATTGCCGAGGCAAGGCCGAAGTTTTGATATTTAAATGCCGTATCCACCGTCTTAATGACGAAGGTTGACGTATCGTTCGCACCCAGCAGCATGACATAAGGAATATCGAAAGCCTCGAGCGCCCCAGTCAACGTCAAAATAAGCATAAGCTCCAGCACTTTGCGAATGCTTGGCAGCGTTATAAATCTGAACTTTTGCCAGCCTGATGCGCCATCAATTGAGCCCGCTTCATACAAATCATCAGGAATCGACTGCAAGGCGCCGATAAAAATAACCATATTAAGCCCCATATACTTCCACATCGAAATGAAGGCAAGCGAGAAGTTCACCAAATGCTTATCGCCTAGCCAGCTTTGCTGCCACGCTTCAAGTCCAATTGCTCCAAGAAGCGTATTTAGCGAGCCGTATTCCACATGGTAAACGTTTTTGAACATAATGACCGTTGCCACGCTGTGCAGCACATAGGGCAAAAACAAAATGACTCGAAACCCATTTCGTCCCCGCAGCTTGCTCGTCAATATGACGGCAAAATAGAGCGAGAAGGCAACCTGAATTAAACCCCCGACAAAATAATAAGCATTGTTTTTAAGCGCCCCGAATACTTCAGGCTTTGTAAAAATCTCCTTGTAGTTGTCGAGGCCAATAAAATTCATGTCCCAGCCTAGACCACTCCAATCCGTCAAGCTGTAATACAGCAAAGATACGGCCGGGTAATACGAGAAGGTCAGCGACAATAGCACGGGAATTGTCAAAAACCCGAACAAAATTAAATATCGCTGCGTTTTGTAAGAGAACTGATGCATTAGGCCACCCTCGCTTTCTTTTAATGAACACCGTTGTTAGCGTTTTCATCATTATAGGAGAAGCTGGCCCCGATTATAATGGTCTTTGTTATGTTTTATTGTCTTCAATTTGGATAACGTGAACCTAACTTTCATCACCTAACTTTATCGCGATATTCCTTCGGTGTTAGCCCCGTCATTTTTTTAAATATTTTAGTGAAGTAAGCAGGATCGGCATACCCTACCCGTTCGCCGACCATATACGTTTTGAGTCCCTGCTCCTGACGCAGCAGTTGCTTCGCCGCCTCAATCCGCACAGAAATCATATAGTCGGTAATCGTCTCGCCTGTCTCAGTCTTGAACAGCTTGCTTAAATAGCTTGGCGTCAAGTATACAATATCCGCAAGCCGCTGTAGCTCAAGCTCCTCGGTAAAATGCTGCTGGATGTACGATTTCACTTTATCTATGGCTCTATTATCTGTACGCGCGCTGCCAAGCAAAGCGCAAATTTCCTCCATTCCAGCACGGAGCCCCTGAGCGAAGGCTTCCCAGTTTTCGCTTGCTTCAGGATCTATCGGCATATTCACCTGTCCATATTCAAGCTGGACGCTGCGTTTTTTCAGCTCCTCAGCAACGTGAGCGCTAATGCCAAAGCAGGCCTCCTGCAGCTCCTTCCAGCAAATGCGCTGAGCCGCGGCCTCTTGCAGCCACCCTTCAAATTTCGCCTGCGCCAAGGCAAAATCATTCATTTGCAGCGCCGGCAGCAGCTCCTTGCTCACAATATGCGTCAAGCGCAGCAAATGATCGACAGGCGCGACACGGCCGGCAGCACCGGAGGACCAGCGGGGCTCCGGATTATACCAAGCATGCTGATAGGCGGAAAACGCTTCGCTATAGGCATGTGTTAGCCAGCTGCTTCCACGGAAAATGCTGCTAAAGCCTATTTTGGCGCGCGTAAAGGCAGGAAGTCGCTGAAGCAGCGTAACGGACAGCTCTCTGACGCTTTCGGCATGGTCGGAATCGTGAATGGCGATGAGGATAACCCTTTTTCCGCCCTCACCCGTAATAATGATTTTTTCGCGAAGCCAGTCGGCCATGAACCGCTCCAGCTGAATGACATTCAGCTCTGGTGCAGTCGTTAATAACAGCACCGCATAGTGATGCAGAAACAGCGGCAGTTGATCAATCGTTCCACACACGTCCTCCACGACATAAGATGGCAGCTGCTTCTCATCCGCATAAAGCAGCAGACTAATTAAATCGCCCGACTCAAGGCGGCTGCGGCTGCGCTCCTGCTTGACCTTGCTGTTCACCTTGGCAAGCAGGCGAATCAGCTCCTCAAGGTTGACTGGCTTTAGCAAATAATCCTCTGCCCCCTGACGCAGTGATTCTCTGGCAAATTCAAAATCATTAAACCCGCTCAGCACAGCAAATTTAATATTTTTACCGAGCCGCTTCACCTTGGAAATAAGCTGGAGCCCGGTCATCTGTGGCATTTTAATATCAGTCAGCACAAAATCGGGATGAATATGATCGAGCTGATCCAGCAGCTCCTGCCCGCTGCCATAGGCGCCAATAATTCGGTATTCCTCGCCTGCCTGCTCAATCAGCTTGCATAACCCCAATCTAATCCGTTCCTCGTCGTCTACCACAACTATATCCATCGTTGCCACTCCTTCCTTTTCCCTGCGTCATTCATTCCTGTATTCATTCCTGATTCAGCGGCATCCGAATCGTTACCCGCGTGCCCTTTCCCAGCTCGCTCTCAATCGTTAGGCCATAGCTTGGGCCAAAACGCAGCTTCAAGCGCTCATGCACATTGCGCAGGCCAATGCCTCTTCCGCTTGGACCTTGCGGCTCAGCAGCAGACAAAGCATTTCGTACCTGCTGAAGCTGCGCTTCGTTCATGCCGCAGCCGTCATCGGCAACGGTAAACCATTGCTCCTTGCCAACAATTCGCCAGCCTATGCTAATGAGCATCGTCTCGCTCTCACGTGAATGCTCATACGCGTGGTTGACTGAATTTTCAACAATCGGCTGAAACTGAAGCTTCATAACCTGTATGCTGGAGGCCGCTTCTCCCTCAGGCAGCTCCAATTGGTACCGATTACCGAAGCGGTCGTTGATCAACCGCATATACATCCGCAAATGCTCAAATTCCTGACTCGCCGTCACCATTTCATCACCAGCATGAATGCTATACCTGAGCTGCTGCCCCAAAAGCTGAACCATCTCGGCGGCCTCTGGATCATCGTTCAACACGGCAGTCATTCGAATCGACTCCAGCGTGTTGTATATAAAATGAGGATTGATCTGGCGTTGCAAGCTTTCCAGTTCAATCTGATTTTTACGCTGCTCGATGCGGTAAATATTTTCAATCAACAGCTGAATTCTCGCCATCATGCGGTTAAAGGCATTCCCGAGCATGCCGACCTCATCGCGGCGACGCACTGGAAAGGCAACATCGAGATTGCCAGCCTGCACCTGCTTCATCAGCTTCACCAGCTCGCGCATCGGCTTCGTCAGCGCAAAAATCAGCACAAATGATATAAGCAGCGCCAGCGTCATAATGGCAATCGCTGCCGCCCCCGTGTAATTGCGGGTTTGAATAGCCTCGGCCTCCACCTGCTCCTTCGGAATGAGAATGAGCGTGAGCCAGCCAGATTCCTCGGATTTACGATAAATGACCAGTTGCTCCTTGCCATTTTTATCGACGATGTAGCTGCCATTTTGCCCTTCGGCCTGCTGAAGCAGCGCATCGCCAGATAAATTTTCAGCCAGAAAGGCCTGCTCGCTATCGTAAATTACGGTGCCTGCCTCATCCAAAATAAGCGTTGTGCCTCTCGTCGTCTCATCTAAATCATTAACAATGTTCTCAATGACCTCAATGCTGGCATCAACCGCAATCATGCCTATCGAGTGGTAGGTGCTGTCAATAATATTGCGTACGATCGTGAACACATACCGTTTGCGATTGGCATCCCCGCTGACCTCCTGTGTGCTGATCAATACAGGCTTGCCATTCGCGGCAGCAGCGGTTTCATTCCAGCGGCTATAAAATTCCGATAGCTTGGCGCGGGCTCCTCCACTTTTCATCACATAATAGGGGTTGCCATATGCATCAAACAAATAGACGCTGCTGGCCCCCTCTTTAATATTGTTCATAAAATAAATGCTGCTTTCGATTTTGCGCTGTATTTGCATCTTCATCTGCATGTTTTTAGCATAATACTGGTCCAAATCGCCGCCTGTCTCGGCCTCCACCTGCGAATAATAACGATTTGAGAGCTTAAGCCCCTCCTGAATTTCACCGAGATAGGACGGTATAATTGATATTTTTTTCATATCCTTCGTGTAGTCGTCGAGCTTGCTGACCATTTTGTCAGAAATTTCTGCTGCATAGGTAACCGTGTTTTTCTCGATCGTATTCGTGTAACGCAGCGATGAAATATAGGTCAGCCCACCAACGGGAATAACGATCAGCAGCACAAACACAATAAAAAGCTTCGCTTCCATGCGGGTTGCGGGAAAAATCGTCCAGCGCCGCAGCCAAAATTTCGAATCTCCCATAGCTTTCGCCCCTTAAGCTTGCTTCATGAAGCTTGCCGTCGATTCACGCATGACAAAATCGCCCGACAGCAAAATTTTCTCTTGCGGGCTGCCTGGATGCTCCAGCCGGCGCAGCAGCATTTCGACGGCGCGGCGGCCAAAAGCCTCCTTCTGCACGTCGACGGTGCTGAGGGTAGGCTTTGACCAAGCCGCATCCTCAATATTGTCAAAGCCAACAACCGAGCATTGTTCTGGAACGGCAACATTTAATTTGGCGAGCACCGTCATCATGCATATCGCAATGGAATCATTTGCACAAATGAAGGCGGTCGGCAGCGCTGCTTCCTCCACCATTTTTTTCACAATCAGCTCCAGCGCCTCTGTCATTTCCGAGCGGTTATTCCCTTCAAACGTCAATAATGCCGATTCCTGCGCTTGTGCAAGCCCATGCTCCTCCAGCATGGAGCTATACCCGAGAAAACGGTCCAGAAAGCTGCGCGAAAATTGGGTGTTGCCAACAAACTGCAGCTTGCGATGACCACAGCCAATCAAATAATTAGTTACGCGGCGCATGCACTCCATATTGTTCATAAACAGCGTATCCGACGGAATGAGCGGATCTTCATGATCCACCAGCACGAAAGGAATGCCTAAACTGCGGATTTCTAGCAGCATTTGCGAGGAAATTAGGCCAACGCCAATAATGCCGCGAATGCTGCTTGGGTTAATAAACTGCGCGAAATGATTTTTAAACTGCTCGGTAATGATCATCGTGCCCATTTCCCGCTCCTCCAGCTCCATCGTAATGCCATCCATAATTTTGCCCCAGAAAAAAGAGTCCCGCGTCTGGTATCTCACGTTCGGCACAAGCAATATTACCGTATCGCGGGCTTGGCGGTCGCTTGCTTTATCCCCGCTTAAGCTGGCGGAAGGCGCTTTGAGCTTCTGCCTTGCAAAATAGCCGAGCTGCGTAGCGACGCTAACGATTTTCTCACGCGTCTCCGCACTGACTCCCGGCTTACCTGAAAGCGCTTTAGAAACGGCGAATTTTGAAACATTTAAATAGTCAGCAATTTGCTGCATCGTCACTTTATTAGCCATAGCTGCACATCCTTTCATTTAAATAAAATTAAAGCAGGTGTCTAGTTAGTTTTGTTAGGTTTCTTGGTAATTTTATAAGCTAACATTAGCATAAGAGCAAAATTATGAAAAGCTTGTTTGAAAAATAAAAAAAAGACCCGCTCAGCAGCGAATCTTTCCTCGGATTATAAATGGTCATTTCGGACTCTCAACAGCTCTCTATTATATATAGAAGAAACACGTCGTGCGCTGGTCAAATTGCCAGCTTGCTGGCGTGAGCATTATTAAGGACGAGATGGCGAGGCGCTGCTGTCCTTAAAAAGTCGCATGATGGCTGCTGTTCAGCCTCTGCTCAATCCACTGCTGGCTTTGCTGATTAAACAACAGCCGCCCTTTTTTTACGACGAATAGCTTCTCGTCTTTAAGTACTTTCATAATCCGATTCACACTCCGAACGGCCACGCCAAGCTGGCGCGCCATTTCCTCACGTGTGGCGATGAGCTCATACACCGGCTTTTTCTGAAAATCAGCATGACGCAATGCCTCATAAAAATAAGCAAGCAGCTTCTGCTGCATCGAATAAAAGCTATTTTCAAGCGTTTTTCTCCCCTGCTGGAACAGCTTGTTCGCTAGCTGATCATTTAGCCGGCGCAAAAAAGCGGGACTGTTGATGACCCATTTTTTGAAGCGCTGCTTGTCGATGGCTAGCAGCGTAGACTCGCGTGTCGTCTCGACCTGATTAATAAACGGCATACCTAGGCTAATTTCGATATCGCCGATGACGTCTCCTGGCAGCAGCATGGCTAACCGGAACATTTTTCCGTCGGACAGCTTCCGTTCCACGGCAAGTTCCCCAGCAATCAAAATATACACATAAACCATGTCCCCGCCTTGCTCGCATACCGTCTCCCCCGGATGAAAGCATCGCACCTCCCAGCAATTCTGCACCTGCTCCGGGAGCTCGTCAAACATATCCTTCAGCCAGCCCTGTCCCTGAATAATCCGCTCAATGGATTTTGTACGCAATTTGGCACCCTCTTTGCTATCGCTCATCCTCAGTTATTCTAATGTAAACCTATTTTAACCTTTTAAAAAGGACATAAGTCCGTTTTGACAAAGTTTTTACGCCCATCATACGCTTTAATACCGATTGTCTACGCCCACATAGCAAAAAAAGCCGCGGGTTATCGCGGCTTTAGCTTTCTAAAGCTTTTCAGACGGAGATTGAAGCTGGCTAGTTCAGTGCGTCCAAAATGCGGTCGCATAAATCCATTGTGCCAATATTATCGCGCCCGCTTGAATTCGGTGTCCGTTTTTGCTTGCTGCAAGTGATGAAATGGGCCATTTCACCGATAAAGCCGCGTGCGTAAAGGTCGCCTAAGCATCCGGACATCGTGGAGGCTGGCGGTGTCAGCACCGTTGTTTCCTCGGATAGCGTCTGGAACGACGAGGAGCCGGGCAAAGGAGATTTGTGAATGGACAGCTTCTTGCAATCTTCAGCTATGACGTGGCCATTATCAAAAGTAACCAGCACGCTTTCACTTTCGCTAGACCAAGCAGTCATACCCGCAAAATAGACGCTACCGGAAATACCGTTCACGAATTTCAAGGAAAACGACTGAGAAATATTTTCGCCCAAATTGTTGTTAAAGCCTGCAATCTGCGCCACCTCGCCAAACAAGCCGCGCATAAGATCGACGAGATGGATAGCGGCCAGCTTCAGGAATTGCTCCTCCGTCTTGCTAAAGCCCGTACTATCGCAGGCAAAACGAATTTGGAACGAGCGTGCCGCTCCAAGCTCGCCCGATTCAATCAGCTCTTTGAGCTTTAAATATATGGGGGCATAACGCTTCATAAAGCCAACCATCAGCACAACACCAGCCTCCTCAGCTGCGTCCGCAATGACTGCCGCTTCTTTGGCAGTCCAGCCGAGCGGCTTGTCGACAAATACATGTTTGCCCGCTTTAATGCAGTCCATGACGATTTGCATTTGATCGCCTGGCTGGGCTACCACCACGATACCGTCGCACTTTTCTTTTTGCAGCATTTGCTTATAGTCATCATACGGCGTGCCGCTGCTGCCGAAGCGGGTCAACGCCGCTTGTGAACGCTCAAGGCTGCGGGTGGAGACCGCTGCAATTTCAGCTCCTGCTTCGATTGCGGAAGGAAATATATTTGTGGAGGCATGGAAGCCTGCACCGATAAAACAAAGTTTTGCTTGGCTCATCTCTTATCGCTCCTGTTCATCATGTCGACAACGACATTAGCATATTTCCATGCTCTGATACAAGCCAGCAGCAAAAAGATATTATTTTTTGCATGACATTGACTTAAAAATAAGAGTTCAGTATGATTGCTTCTTAGAACAAGTATTACCAAATGTGCAAACGAGAAAGGAATAATAATAAATGTTAGATTTAGGGTTATTAATTATTCGATTGATCATTGGACTCATTATGATTGGCCATGGCTGCAAGAAGCTGTTCGGCTGGTTTGGCGGCGAAGGCATCCAGGGAGCGGCTGGCTTTTTTGAAGCGATTGGCCTGCGTCCCGGTGCAGCGATGGTCGTATGTGCTGGACTTGCCGAGCTGATTGGAGGCCTGCTATTCGCTACGGGTCTGTCGGTAGTTGCGGGAGCCGTACTGTTGATTTTGACAATGATTGTTGCTATCCTTAAAGTTCACGGCAGCAAGGGGCTCTGGTTAGTTAACGGAGGTTTTGAGTACAATTTAGTAATGATTGCTTCGCTGCTAGGTGTTGCACTTGCCGGTGGAGGCGCATATTCATTAATGTAAAATAGTTCAAATGATAAATGATTATATTCATCATCTACTAAAAAAGTGAATTAACAGGGATTTTGTCGTTAATGATATACCTATAAGGACAAGTGGACACATGGAAGTCACAGCCGCCTGTTACAATGTTATCCTGCAAGTAAATAGATTTCATTCATCAAGGGGCTGATTGACTTGTTTAAAAACTGGCTGCCCTCCCTCTGTACGCTATTGAATTTGGGAGCTGGGACCTTATCCTTACTTTTTACGATAAAAGGCGAGTATAAGCTTGCGCTCGCTATGGTGATGACGGCGGCTTTATGGGATGTACTCGATGGACTGCTTGCCAGATGGCTTCATTGTACGAGTGACTTCGGCAAGCAGTTGGACTCGCTCGCTGATCTGGTCTCCTTCGGAATTGCACCTGTATTTCTGGTTCTGCTGTACAAGCTGGAAGCTTCATTGTGGCTAGGACCGATTGCCGCAGTATTATTTTTAGCTTGCGGCGCGCTGCGTCTGGCAAGATTTAATATTAAAGGCCAAGTGAAAGGCTTTGTGGGTTTGCCGATAACAGCTGCTGGGGTCATTTTGGCACTTGCTCCTATTTTAAATAGTCAAATGAAGCCTGCTGCCGCTCTCGCCTTAATGGGTCTGCTTTCTATCTTGATGGTCAGCCGAATTCCATTTCCAGCTTTCAAAAAAGACTACGCAAGGAAGTGAGCCGGGTATGACTTTTGCCATAGAAATGATTTCTCAATATGGTTATTACGCCGTCTTTGGACTGCTCGCTCTCGGCATTATTGGACTCCCGGTTCCAGACGAATTATTAATGTTATTTATCGGCTATTTATCCTCGATTATGGTGTTGAACTATTCGCTTTCTCTGCTAGTCAGCTTTATGGGAGCCATAACGGGCATGCTTTTAAGCTACACCTTGGGCAAAACTTTCGGACAGCCTTTAATCGACAAGCATGGCAAATGGGTTGGCCTCACATCAAAGCGTTTTGAAAAGGTAAAGGGCTGGTTTGCTCGTTTTGGCATATGGACGTTGTTTTTCGGCTATTTCATTCCCGGTGTAAGGAGCATGACCAGCTACATTTCTGGCATTACATCCATGCCTTTCCGCAAATATTTGCTCATTACGAGCCTCGGCTCTCTGACATGGGTGCTTATCTTTGTTACAATCGGCTATTTTCTCGGCGCCAGCATTAAATTTTAATGCAATCTCCTTTTAAAATAAATGAATCTAATAAGCCCCAGCAGAAGAGCCTTCTCTTCTGCTGGGGCTTTTCGGCCGCCGTGAAAATAACGGTTGACCTTCACGCACCGTTAAGGTGTACGATAAATTTGTAGGAGGTGAGCACATGGAATACACCATTCAGAAGCTAGGCTATTTAGCTGGCGTAAGTACGAGAACACTGCGTTATTACGATGAAATCGGAATATTGAAGCCGTCGCGCATCAACTCTTCGGGATACCGAATTTATGGTCAGCACGAGGTTGATCTGCTCCAGCAAATTTTATTTTATAAGGAGCTCGGCGTCAGCTTGGAGGAAATTAAAGCGCTTATTACATCGCCGAATTTCGACGTTAATGCGGCATTGCGAGAGCATCGCAGCAGGCTGCTGGAGCGCAGGCAGCAGCTTGATCAGCTTATTGCCAATCTAGACCAGACGTTATTGCAGAAGGAAGGGAAACAAACGATGAAGGATAAGGAAAAATTTGCAGGGTTCAAGCAGCAAATGTTGGATGATAATGAAGCTAAATACGGCGAAGAAATCAGAGCCAAATATGGCGACGAAGCCGTCAACCGTTCAAACCAGGCCCTTAAAAATAAGACGGAAGCGCAGTATGCTGAGGTAGAAAGGCTTGGCGAGGAAGTATTGACGACGCTGGCGTCCGCCTTCTTGACGGGTGATCCTGCTGGTGAGCTGGCACAGAAAGCAGCTGATTTGCACAAGCAATGGCTAAGCTTTTACTGGGGCAGCTACTCGAAGGAAGCACATGCTGGCGTTGCCCAAATGTACGTTGATGATGAGCGCTTCACAGCTTATTACGATGAGAAGCAGCCCGGCTCTGCTGCATTTTTACGCGATGCGGTGCTCGTCTACACAGGACATTCCTCGTAATCGTATTCCACTCAAAAAAAGGACGGCAGCCCAGCTATTAAGCCGTGCTGTCGTCCTTTCATCCGTTCGCTCTTTCCACTTGCCCTATTGTTTTTGTCCGCTATACGTTCTCGTTAGCGTTCAGCTCTTTCACTGCAACCTGCTGGGAAAGCTGCTCCACTAACTGCTCGATGCGAATCGCCTTCTGCTCATTGACACCGCGCCGACGAACAGATACCGTCCCTTCGATTGCCTCTTGGTCCCCGATGACGAGCGTATAGGGCACCTTCGCCAGCTGTGCCTCTCGAATTTTGTAGCCAAGCTTCTCGCTGCGAGCATCAACTTGTACGCGAAAACCTGCATTCAGAAGCTGCTGCTTCACTTGCAGCGCATAATCCAAATGCACGCTTGAAACAGGCAGCAGCTTCACTTGAACGGGCGCCAGCCACAGCGGAAATGCACCGCTGAAATGCTCTGTCAAAATGCCCATGAATCGGTCAATAGAGCCATATACAGCGCGATGGATGACGACAGGGCGATGCTTCCCGCCATCCTCGCCGATGTAAGTCAAATCAAACTTTTCAGGCATTTGAAAATCAAGCTGAATCGTTCCGCATTGCCAGCTGCGACCAAGCGCATCGCGAATATGGAAGTCGATTTTCGGCCCATAAAAGGCGCCGTCCCCCTCATTAAGCATATAGGGGACATTTTGCTTGACCAGCACATTTTTGAGTGCTGCCTCTGCTTGATCCCACAATTGTTCAGAGCCCATGGAATCGGCCGGCCTTGTGGACAGCTCTACCCGATAAGTGAAGCCAAAGATCGAATAAATATGATCAATGAGCGCCATTACTTTGGCGATTTCCTCCTCGATTTGATCGGGTCTGACGAATAAATGCGCATCATCCTGACAAAACGTCCGCACCCGCATCATGCCGTTTAGCGCCCCCGAAAACTCATGGCGATGCACCTGTCCATATTCGGCAAGACGGATTGGCAAATCCCTGTAGGAGCGAAGCTCATTTTTGAATACGAGCATATGTCCAGGGCAATTCATCGGTTTGAGGGCAAATACCGCATCATCAACATTTGTAAAATACATATTGTCTTTGTAATGCTCCCAATGACCGGACTGTTCCCATAGCCGATTGTTGAGCATTAGCGGTGTACGAACCTCATCATAAGCGCGCTCGCGATGCAGCCCGCGTTCCAGCTCCTCCAGCTCGTTGCGTATAATCATGCCATTTGGCAAATAAAACGGCATGCCGGGCGCTTCCTCCGAAAACATGAACAGACCCAGCTCCTTGCCCAGCTTGCGGTGATCGCGTTTTTTCGCTTCTTCAAGCATATGGAGATGCTCCTCCAACTGCTTGTTTTTCGGAAAGGCTGTGCCGTAAATACGCTGCAGCACTTGGTTATTCGAATCGCCACGCCAGTACGCACCCGCTGTGTGCAGCAGCTTGAACGCCTTAATCCAGCCTGTTGCCGGCAAATGCGGCCCGCGGCATAAATCAATAAATTCACCTTGTTCATAAAGCGAAATAACGGCATCTTCCGGCAAAGCCTGAATCAGCTCGACTTTCAGCGGCTCCTCTAGCTGTGCAAATAGCTGCAACGCTTCCTTCCGACTGACGACACGACGGATAATCGGCAGATTTTGCTCCGCGATCCGGGCCATTTCCCGCTCAATGACGGCTAGCTGATCATTCGGCAGCGAGCTTGCTATGGCAATATCGTAATAAAAACCGTCGCCTATGACAGGACCAATTCCGAGCTGGACTTCTTGCTTGCCATACAGACGCTTCAAGGCCTGCGCCAAAAGATGCGCTGTACTATGGCGGTAAATTTCCAGCCCCTCCGGGCTGTCCAAAATAATAATTTCCACGTCGCTATCTGCCTCAATGGAACGGCTTAAATCAACGGCCTCGCCATTTATTTTTCCAGCGACAGCCTTTTTCCGCAGCCCTGGGCTGATCGCTTCCGCTAATTGTTCAATTGTTATGCCGACTGGGTACTTTCTGATTGCGCCATCCGGCAGCTTGATTTGTATATGATTTTGATATTCGCTCTGTTTTTCCTTTTCCATCGTATGTGCCTCCACCTCTGCTAATATTTCTCGGACTGAAACGCGCTGCGCCGCCAAAAGACGGCTTCAGCCAGTTACGCTTGGAACGCAAAAAAACGCCTCTATCCCGGAAAGGGACGAGTGCGTTCAGCTCGTGGTTCCACCCTTATTCGACCTAATCGTCAGTTTGCCGCAGCCCTTGCTGCAGCACCCTGAATAAAAGGCCCTTATTGGTATCCGTTATCGCAGATAAAGCGGTGAAGCTTACTTTCGCACAAGGGAGCGGGTTCAGCAGCACGGCTGCAAAGGGGTAAAACCATATACGGTATCCGAAGAAGCTTGCAGCAAGCGCTTCTCTCTCTGTGCGGTCCGAAATAGGAATCATGTCTTTGGTCAATGCCGATTATGAAGATGTAGGTATTATATTACGACTGACTCATTTAAAAAGTCAAGCAGAAAAATGTTTAAATTATAGCTTATCAACTTGCAATAAGGAGATTTTTTTCGTTGTAAAGGTGTCCTGCAAACTTGTATCGCTTATGATGTTTAGCTGCAGCAAGCTCGCTACCTTCGCTGGATCCACTTTGGATATGAGGGGCCAGACATCAGGCTCTGGAAGGGCTGCAAGCAGCTTTGCCTCATCATATTCCCGCCGCTCCTGTGCGACAATTTTCACCTTATAGCGCC
This window encodes:
- a CDS encoding DoxX family protein, with protein sequence MLDLGLLIIRLIIGLIMIGHGCKKLFGWFGGEGIQGAAGFFEAIGLRPGAAMVVCAGLAELIGGLLFATGLSVVAGAVLLILTMIVAILKVHGSKGLWLVNGGFEYNLVMIASLLGVALAGGGAYSLM
- a CDS encoding DedA family protein; this encodes MTFAIEMISQYGYYAVFGLLALGIIGLPVPDELLMLFIGYLSSIMVLNYSLSLLVSFMGAITGMLLSYTLGKTFGQPLIDKHGKWVGLTSKRFEKVKGWFARFGIWTLFFGYFIPGVRSMTSYISGITSMPFRKYLLITSLGSLTWVLIFVTIGYFLGASIKF
- a CDS encoding Gfo/Idh/MocA family oxidoreductase, which produces MSQAKLCFIGAGFHASTNIFPSAIEAGAEIAAVSTRSLERSQAALTRFGSSGTPYDDYKQMLQKEKCDGIVVVAQPGDQMQIVMDCIKAGKHVFVDKPLGWTAKEAAVIADAAEEAGVVLMVGFMKRYAPIYLKLKELIESGELGAARSFQIRFACDSTGFSKTEEQFLKLAAIHLVDLMRGLFGEVAQIAGFNNNLGENISQSFSLKFVNGISGSVYFAGMTAWSSESESVLVTFDNGHVIAEDCKKLSIHKSPLPGSSSFQTLSEETTVLTPPASTMSGCLGDLYARGFIGEMAHFITCSKQKRTPNSSGRDNIGTMDLCDRILDALN
- the pssA gene encoding CDP-diacylglycerol--serine O-phosphatidyltransferase, translated to MFKNWLPSLCTLLNLGAGTLSLLFTIKGEYKLALAMVMTAALWDVLDGLLARWLHCTSDFGKQLDSLADLVSFGIAPVFLVLLYKLEASLWLGPIAAVLFLACGALRLARFNIKGQVKGFVGLPITAAGVILALAPILNSQMKPAAALALMGLLSILMVSRIPFPAFKKDYARK
- a CDS encoding Crp/Fnr family transcriptional regulator, whose amino-acid sequence is MRTKSIERIIQGQGWLKDMFDELPEQVQNCWEVRCFHPGETVCEQGGDMVYVYILIAGELAVERKLSDGKMFRLAMLLPGDVIGDIEISLGMPFINQVETTRESTLLAIDKQRFKKWVINSPAFLRRLNDQLANKLFQQGRKTLENSFYSMQQKLLAYFYEALRHADFQKKPVYELIATREEMARQLGVAVRSVNRIMKVLKDEKLFVVKKGRLLFNQQSQQWIEQRLNSSHHATF
- a CDS encoding MerR family transcriptional regulator, which codes for MEYTIQKLGYLAGVSTRTLRYYDEIGILKPSRINSSGYRIYGQHEVDLLQQILFYKELGVSLEEIKALITSPNFDVNAALREHRSRLLERRQQLDQLIANLDQTLLQKEGKQTMKDKEKFAGFKQQMLDDNEAKYGEEIRAKYGDEAVNRSNQALKNKTEAQYAEVERLGEEVLTTLASAFLTGDPAGELAQKAADLHKQWLSFYWGSYSKEAHAGVAQMYVDDERFTAYYDEKQPGSAAFLRDAVLVYTGHSS